A single region of the Microcella sp. genome encodes:
- a CDS encoding DEAD/DEAH box helicase: MTSTTLITPSTTTFSALGVPYPLVEVLDGQGKTEAFPIQVDTLADTLAGRDVLGRGKTGSGKTLAFSIPMVARLGMRTGAPRRPMKPLGLVLAPTRELATQILAVIEPLAEAYGLRAMTIFGGVSQGKQVQQLQRGVDIVVAAPGRLEDLMKQGFVSLDSVEITVLDEADHMADLGFLPGVTRILKATPARGQRMLFSATLDNGVDKLVKQFLHDPVTHSVDEANSPVADMTHHVFELSGTDEKKRMISALASGSGRRILFMRTKHTAKKLAKQLTADGIPAVDLHGNLSQPARDRNLAAFGDGSVRVLVATDVAARGVHVDDIELVIHVDPPTEHKAYLHRSGRTARAGAAGDVVTLVLPEQRRDTADLLRKASIRVQPQQVTATSPAVTRLIGDVAPKVAEHELPAVLKRQPEGGGSSQGANAQRKRANRSGQGGQRTGQGGQRSGQGGQRSSQRRTDAAPARSGSAAPVARSTDTAAAAPARARQGSRRASAPSGGSGGAIRVGQVVRANSSGGQRRGR, encoded by the coding sequence ATGACCAGCACCACACTCATCACCCCCAGCACCACCACGTTCAGCGCGCTCGGCGTGCCCTACCCGCTCGTCGAGGTTCTCGACGGCCAGGGCAAGACCGAGGCGTTTCCGATTCAGGTCGACACGCTCGCCGACACCCTCGCGGGTCGCGACGTGCTCGGCCGCGGCAAGACGGGCTCGGGCAAGACCCTCGCCTTCTCGATTCCGATGGTCGCGCGCCTCGGCATGCGCACGGGAGCACCGCGCCGGCCGATGAAGCCGCTCGGCCTCGTGCTCGCGCCGACTCGCGAGCTCGCCACCCAGATTCTCGCGGTCATCGAGCCGCTGGCCGAGGCCTACGGACTTCGCGCGATGACGATCTTCGGCGGCGTCTCGCAGGGCAAGCAGGTGCAGCAGCTGCAGCGCGGCGTCGACATCGTCGTCGCCGCACCCGGCCGCCTCGAAGACCTCATGAAGCAGGGCTTCGTCTCGCTCGACTCAGTCGAGATCACGGTGCTCGACGAGGCCGACCACATGGCCGACCTCGGCTTCTTGCCCGGCGTCACCCGCATTCTCAAGGCCACGCCCGCTCGTGGGCAGCGCATGCTGTTCAGCGCGACCCTCGACAACGGGGTCGACAAGCTCGTCAAGCAGTTCTTGCACGACCCGGTGACGCACTCGGTCGACGAGGCGAACTCGCCCGTCGCCGACATGACCCACCACGTGTTCGAGCTCTCGGGCACCGACGAGAAGAAGCGCATGATCTCGGCCCTTGCCTCGGGCAGCGGTCGCCGCATCTTGTTCATGCGCACGAAGCACACGGCCAAGAAGCTCGCGAAGCAGCTCACGGCCGACGGCATTCCCGCCGTCGACCTGCACGGCAACCTGTCGCAGCCTGCGCGAGACCGCAACCTCGCCGCGTTCGGCGACGGCAGCGTGCGAGTGCTCGTCGCGACCGATGTCGCGGCTCGCGGAGTTCACGTCGACGACATCGAGCTCGTGATCCACGTCGACCCGCCGACCGAGCACAAGGCCTACCTGCACCGCTCGGGCCGCACGGCGCGTGCCGGAGCAGCAGGAGACGTGGTCACCCTCGTGCTTCCCGAACAGCGTCGAGACACGGCCGACCTGCTGCGCAAGGCCTCGATTCGCGTGCAGCCCCAGCAGGTCACCGCGACCTCGCCAGCAGTGACTCGCCTCATCGGCGATGTCGCACCGAAGGTCGCCGAGCACGAGCTTCCGGCAGTGCTCAAGCGTCAGCCCGAAGGCGGAGGCTCGTCGCAGGGTGCGAACGCTCAGCGCAAGCGTGCGAACCGTTCGGGGCAGGGCGGTCAGCGTACGGGCCAGGGCGGGCAGCGTTCGGGCCAGGGCGGCCAGCGTTCGAGCCAGCGGCGCACCGACGCGGCCCCGGCACGGTCAGGATCAGCGGCACCCGTTGCACGCTCGACCGACACGGCTGCGGCAGCACCGGCGAGAGCTCGTCAGGGCTCGCGCCGAGCATCCGCGCCCAGCGGCGGTTCGGGCGGAGCGATTCGCGTCGGCCAGGTCGTGCGTGCGAACTCGTCGGGAGGGCAGCGCCGCGGGCGCTGA
- a CDS encoding SprT-like domain-containing protein, with the protein MSEMQRVRHWAESLIALHLDDSWSFAFDNATRRAGLCDFRRKRISVSRHLAERFDDDAIHQTLLHEVAHALAGPGTGHGPVWRQIARDLGYVGGTTHDGPIADDRARWRGSCPRGHEFVRFRRPSRDVSCGRCSRSFSRAALITWRDQTAPPMAQSL; encoded by the coding sequence GTGAGCGAGATGCAGAGGGTGCGGCACTGGGCCGAATCGCTCATCGCCCTGCACCTCGACGACTCGTGGAGCTTCGCGTTCGACAACGCCACGCGCCGCGCCGGGCTGTGCGACTTCAGGCGCAAGCGCATCTCGGTGTCACGGCACCTCGCAGAGCGCTTCGACGACGACGCCATCCACCAGACCCTGCTGCACGAAGTCGCCCACGCGCTCGCCGGGCCCGGCACGGGGCACGGGCCGGTGTGGCGCCAGATCGCGCGCGACCTCGGCTATGTCGGCGGCACCACCCATGACGGGCCCATCGCCGATGATCGCGCGCGCTGGCGAGGGTCGTGCCCGCGAGGGCACGAGTTCGTGCGGTTTCGGCGACCCAGCCGCGACGTGTCGTGCGGCCGGTGCTCGCGATCGTTCAGCCGTGCAGCGCTCATCACCTGGCGCGACCAGACAGCCCCGCCGATGGCTCAGTCACTCTGA
- a CDS encoding group 1 truncated hemoglobin, which translates to MSLYDDIGGAPAISLAVSVFYHRVAADESLARWFGDVDIDRLVAHQRAFLTVALGGPDVFTGRQMHAAHGGLGITDEAYDAVIEHLAYALLDVGLSHEQVTDVIAGIAPLRVEIVDEPAAADA; encoded by the coding sequence GTGAGTCTGTACGACGACATCGGCGGCGCCCCGGCGATCTCGCTCGCGGTCTCGGTGTTCTACCACCGCGTCGCCGCCGACGAGAGCCTTGCCCGATGGTTCGGCGACGTCGACATCGATCGTCTCGTCGCGCACCAGCGCGCCTTTCTCACCGTCGCGCTCGGCGGCCCCGACGTCTTCACCGGTCGCCAGATGCACGCGGCGCACGGTGGCCTGGGCATCACCGACGAGGCGTACGACGCCGTCATCGAGCACCTCGCCTACGCGCTGCTCGACGTGGGCCTCTCGCACGAGCAGGTCACCGACGTGATCGCCGGCATCGCGCCGCTGCGGGTCGAGATCGTCGACGAGCCTGCGGCGGCCGACGCCTAG
- a CDS encoding DUF1684 domain-containing protein, with protein sequence MSAASGASDRAVSALAVADWRRRTAALYCELRAATDLPAAHDHWRRTRDELFAHHPASPLLPADREAFTGLRVKPYDPAWRFECVIQDAEPARIDVETGTDGVVPFERLGLVDVPGVGTLDVWRLASYGGGIFVPVRDALSRVPGGTYGGGRYLLDTVKGADLGGGRAPWSLVLDFNFAYNPSCAYDEAWACPLAPPGNVVDVNIEVGERYGDGRLVL encoded by the coding sequence ATGAGCGCAGCATCCGGCGCTTCTGACCGGGCCGTCAGCGCGCTCGCGGTCGCAGATTGGCGTCGGCGCACTGCCGCGCTCTATTGCGAGCTGCGTGCCGCGACCGACCTGCCCGCAGCGCACGACCACTGGCGGCGCACCCGCGACGAGCTCTTCGCCCACCACCCCGCCTCGCCCCTGCTGCCCGCCGACCGCGAGGCGTTCACCGGGCTGCGCGTGAAGCCCTACGACCCCGCGTGGCGGTTCGAGTGCGTGATTCAGGATGCTGAGCCGGCGCGCATCGACGTCGAGACGGGCACCGACGGAGTCGTGCCGTTCGAGCGGCTCGGGCTCGTCGACGTGCCCGGCGTCGGCACGCTCGACGTCTGGAGGCTCGCCTCGTACGGCGGTGGCATCTTCGTGCCCGTGCGCGACGCGCTCTCGCGTGTGCCCGGCGGAACCTACGGCGGCGGTCGCTACCTGCTCGACACCGTCAAGGGCGCCGACCTCGGCGGGGGTCGCGCACCGTGGTCGCTCGTGCTCGACTTCAACTTCGCCTACAACCCCTCGTGCGCCTACGACGAGGCCTGGGCATGCCCGCTCGCGCCGCCCGGCAACGTCGTCGACGTCAACATTGAGGTCGGCGAGCGCTACGGCGATGGGCGGCTCGTGCTCTGA
- a CDS encoding DUF427 domain-containing protein → MKAHINGTVIAEAAEDDLIKIEGNWYFPPSSIVDGFLTTSPTPYTCPWKGECQYFTVTVDGQSLPDRAWSYPTPYASGIERVGKDFSNYVAFWKEVTVSE, encoded by the coding sequence ATGAAGGCTCACATCAACGGCACCGTCATCGCCGAGGCCGCAGAAGACGACCTCATCAAGATTGAGGGCAACTGGTACTTTCCGCCGTCGAGCATCGTCGACGGATTTCTGACGACGAGCCCGACGCCGTACACCTGCCCGTGGAAGGGCGAGTGCCAGTACTTCACCGTGACGGTCGACGGCCAGAGCCTGCCCGATCGTGCCTGGAGCTACCCGACCCCGTACGCGAGCGGTATCGAGCGGGTCGGCAAAGACTTCAGCAACTATGTCGCCTTCTGGAAAGAGGTCACCGTCTCAGAGTGA
- a CDS encoding PQQ-dependent sugar dehydrogenase yields MAERRRSPSAQGARSPVALGVALLLALAGCSSSGTDRSPTGASTPPSTQPPPVEPAIEQWVPDGTVETLIIGLRTPWSVVPLASGSVLISERDTGQVLELTAGGSVRVVGTVADVVAGGEGGLLGLAVLDDPTPALYAFHTAAADNRIVRFDLEGAPGSYGLGASEVLLSGIPKAQNHNGGRLAFGPDGMLYATTGDAQSPGLSQDLDSLAGKILRLTADGAVPADNPFAGSYVYSLGHRNPQGIVFDADGRLWSSELGQNTWDELNLIEAGANYGWPVVEGIEGRPEFVDPVQQWATSEASPSGLGLVGGTLFMASLRGQRLWVIDVERATTSEAHVEQQLGRIRDAVATPDGRLFVLTSNTDANGRPGPDDDRLLVLGLTQRD; encoded by the coding sequence GTGGCTGAGCGCCGCCGGTCGCCCAGCGCTCAGGGTGCTCGCTCGCCCGTCGCCCTCGGTGTGGCCCTGCTGCTCGCACTCGCGGGCTGCTCGTCGAGCGGCACAGATCGCAGCCCCACCGGCGCGAGCACGCCCCCCTCGACGCAGCCGCCGCCGGTCGAACCGGCCATCGAGCAGTGGGTGCCAGACGGCACCGTCGAGACCCTCATCATCGGCCTGCGCACCCCGTGGTCGGTCGTGCCCCTCGCCTCCGGCTCAGTGCTCATCAGCGAGCGCGACACCGGTCAGGTTCTCGAACTCACGGCAGGCGGTTCGGTGCGCGTGGTGGGCACGGTTGCCGACGTGGTCGCGGGCGGAGAGGGGGGCCTGCTCGGGCTTGCCGTGCTCGACGACCCGACTCCCGCGCTCTACGCCTTCCACACTGCGGCCGCCGACAATCGCATCGTGCGCTTCGACCTCGAAGGAGCACCAGGGTCGTACGGGCTCGGAGCCAGCGAGGTGCTGCTCTCGGGCATCCCGAAAGCGCAGAATCACAACGGCGGTCGGCTCGCATTCGGGCCAGACGGCATGCTCTACGCGACGACCGGAGACGCTCAATCGCCGGGCCTCTCGCAAGACCTCGACTCGCTCGCCGGCAAGATACTGCGACTCACCGCTGACGGCGCGGTACCGGCAGACAACCCCTTTGCCGGGTCGTACGTGTACTCGCTCGGGCACCGCAACCCCCAGGGCATCGTGTTCGACGCCGACGGCCGGCTGTGGTCGTCAGAACTCGGGCAGAACACGTGGGATGAGCTGAACCTCATCGAGGCCGGTGCCAATTACGGCTGGCCCGTCGTCGAAGGAATCGAGGGCAGGCCCGAGTTCGTCGACCCCGTGCAGCAGTGGGCGACGAGCGAGGCGAGCCCGAGCGGCCTCGGCCTCGTGGGCGGCACCCTGTTCATGGCGTCGTTGCGCGGTCAACGCCTGTGGGTGATCGACGTCGAGCGGGCGACCACGAGCGAGGCGCACGTCGAGCAGCAGCTGGGGCGCATCCGCGATGCGGTCGCGACGCCCGACGGTCGACTGTTCGTGCTCACGAGCAACACCGACGCCAACGGGCGCCCGGGGCCCGACGATGATCGGCTGCTCGTGCTGGGCCTCACCCAACGCGACTGA
- a CDS encoding spermidine synthase — MTAALELRLPSGQRAVIEPDRWADGSYTLIVDGTPQSHVDLDDPARLFFEYVQRIGHVIDEWGEPGAPLTALHLGAGALTLPRYVHATRPGSRQQVIELDESLVAFVREHLPLPRHSSIRLRYGDARATLGRLPAALHGAVDLIVVDVFSGAQIPAHVTSVEFYRELAVFLAPGGVLAVNIADGPGLAFARGQAATLQLVLPEVAALAETSVLKGRRFGNVVLIASSTKLPLEWMPRLMARGPHPATVTAGADLTRWVAGASVVSDQNAVPSPAPSAGLFTMTGRRG, encoded by the coding sequence ATGACCGCCGCCCTCGAACTGCGCCTGCCGAGCGGGCAGCGCGCCGTGATCGAGCCCGATCGCTGGGCCGATGGCAGCTACACGCTCATCGTCGACGGCACACCCCAATCGCACGTCGACCTCGACGACCCCGCGAGACTCTTCTTCGAGTACGTGCAGCGCATCGGGCACGTCATCGACGAGTGGGGTGAGCCCGGCGCACCGCTCACCGCGCTGCACCTCGGAGCAGGAGCCCTCACCCTGCCCCGCTATGTGCACGCGACCCGACCCGGGTCTCGTCAACAGGTCATCGAACTCGATGAGTCATTGGTTGCCTTCGTGCGAGAGCACCTACCGCTGCCTCGACACTCGTCGATTCGCTTGCGCTATGGCGACGCCCGCGCAACGCTCGGGCGCCTGCCGGCTGCGCTGCACGGCGCCGTCGACCTCATCGTGGTCGACGTCTTCAGCGGCGCCCAGATTCCGGCTCACGTCACGAGCGTCGAGTTCTATCGAGAGCTCGCGGTCTTTCTCGCCCCCGGCGGCGTGCTCGCGGTGAACATTGCCGACGGGCCCGGCCTCGCCTTCGCCCGAGGCCAGGCCGCCACCCTGCAGCTCGTGCTGCCCGAGGTCGCTGCGCTCGCCGAGACGAGCGTGCTCAAGGGCAGACGGTTCGGCAACGTCGTGCTCATCGCCTCGAGCACCAAGCTGCCCCTCGAGTGGATGCCGCGCCTCATGGCCCGCGGGCCTCACCCCGCCACGGTCACCGCCGGCGCCGACCTCACGAGGTGGGTGGCAGGAGCCTCGGTGGTGAGCGATCAGAACGCCGTGCCGTCGCCTGCGCCCTCGGCCGGGCTCTTCACGATGACGGGCCGACGTGGCTGA